A stretch of DNA from Paenibacillus sp. FSL W8-0186:
CGTTTTTCCCTCGCCGGTGTGCTGCTCGATCAAAAATCCCTCATGCAGCGCAATGGCAGCCATGATCTGGACTTCGTAGGGCTGTAATCCGAGCGTTCTCTTCGCTGCCTCGCAGACTAGCGCATAGGCATCGACAAGCAGCTCGTCCAAAGGCGCACCCGATTTTGCCTCCTTTTTCAGCCGGAGGGATTCCGCTTGCAGCCGCTGATTCTCCCATGCTTCCAAACCCCGTTTTCGGATGAGCTCCACTTTGTCCCGATAGCCTTTCAGCTTATGTCGGTTATTGCCGTCTTTGAATTCCTGCATCCACTTAACGGCTAATTTCATCGACGCTTGATCCCTCCTTCCTACTCATCCCTCAACCGACGTTGATACATAACAACAGATACAATACTCAATACAATTGTCCATGCCAAAATAATGAGGAGGGGTTTAAATAACTGTCCCGCCGCAATGCCCGTATGGGGGATATCCAGCAAATGCACAAGTTGAATGCTCGGTGTATACTCCAGCACTTTTAAAATCGGAAAATCATCCGCTAGTAACATTCCTCCATATGGCGCCCCAGTGAATACGATCGATAGGGGAATTATAGATAAAGACGCATCAAGCAGCGTCTTGGAGAATAGACCGCATATCGTACCGGCAGCCGTGTATAGAACAATCGAAAGAGCAGTTGCTGCCACAAACGCCCATATACTAGCTGGTTCATAGGCTAATATATACGTAGCAATAGCCAGAACAACAGCAGACATGGTAAAGACTAAAGTACTTTTACCGATTAAAACATCCATGATTGTGGCTGGAGTCATCATTAATGATCGTAAAGTGTTTCGCTCCTTTTCTTCCGCAATCAAGCATGCTTGGGCAAAACTCGTTAGTATCACAAACGATAAATTTAGAACAAGACCGATAGCCCCGGGCAGTAACGGGCCTGCATTTCGAAAAAGAAATGCGAATAAAATTGGGAAAATCAACATAATCGAGATCGCATAATTGCGTGAAAACTCTTTATAATCCTTCACAAATATGGCCCCGGCACGTTTTAATGAGATACTCATAGCAGCTCACTTCCTGTCATTTTAATAAAGATATCACCCAGGCTCGGCTCTTTCGTTTCTAATCGGTCAATGAATCCTCGCTTCATCCAATCGGCGATTTGATCGGCCGTTCCCTCATCGATCGGAAGCTCATAGGCTTCCCCATTGATTAACTCAACACAAATCACGTTTTCCCGATGCTGTTTTTTAAGCTCCTTGGGTGAACCGATGGCTTGGATTTGTCCTTGGTACAAAATCGCTACACGGTTACATATCCATTCTGCCTCAGCCATATCATGCGTAGTTAAAAAAATGGTTGTCCCTTTCTCATTTAAATAGTGTAAGCCCTTATAAATATGCGCCGTGTTGACTGGATCTAAAGCCGAAGTAGGTTCATCTAAAAATAATAATTCCGGCTCATGGATCACCGCACATGCCAACATGACACGCTGACGCATCCCTTTGGATAAGCGATTGACTTTCTTTTTACGTTCTCCGCCTAAGTTAACAAACTGCAGCACCTTATCAATCGACGATTTAGGAAGATCATATAACTTACGATACAGCTCCAGATTTTCCTCAATCGTTAATCTTTCATATAGACCGCTGTTATCCGTCAAAATGCCAAAGCGCATTTTCTGCGCCGACAGCTGCATCATTTCCGCTGGCTGGTTAAATACGCTGGCCTGTCCGCTTGTCGGATTTAATTGTGCCGTTAAAATCTTAATTAATGTCGTTTTTCCCGAACCGCTCGGACCCAGGAAACCAAAAATTTCCCCCTTCGGAATGGAAAAGGACACGTCTGATAACGCATCCTTATGTCCAAATCTCTTGCGAATATGTTCTACTTGGATCACATCATCCACGAGCACCACTTCCTTAGCGTTGATGTCTTAAGCATATAAATTTGGCATGCTTCCAGCCATCAAAACCCGCCGAAATGTAGCTATAATCGCCTGAATGGTACCATGGAATGCTGGATGGGTTCGATATTGCCCCGGAAATGGCATATGCTTCCGAAGTTATGTTTGCTTCGCAAACATTTTAAATGTGAAGAAGTGCTTTTAATTCCTGCAATTTTGAACGGGATAACGGAACCACCGCATCTTTGCCTGTATTTAATCGCAAGCTGTAGCTATTCTTCGTCCATGTAATAATCTCTCTTACTTTCTGCAGATTAACAATGTAAGACCGATGGCACCTAAAAAACCCGAAGTTTAGCAGCCTCTGCTCGAGCTCGGCTAGCGTCAAAGCACAGACATAATTTTCTCCGCCTACATGAACAAGGATCGAACCATCTAAACTTTCGATGTAATCGACTTCAGGCGGATCAAATAAAATCACTTTGTCATTTCTTCTAGTATAAATCTTCTGCAAGGTGATATTGGCCCGATCTTGTTCCGGCACTTCCTGCTTATCCTCTTCCGAATCCCGAATATCCAATGGATGAAATCCGAGCGCGTTTAATCGATAAATGGCATCGCAGGATATCATGGCATCCTCTAAATTCGAAGTTAAAATTAAAATCTGCTTCTCCTTCGAAAGGTTATCCAGAATCCGCTTAAAGTGATGACGATCCTCTTCTTCCAAGTAAAAATAAGGTTCCTCTAGTACGAGTATAGGCTGATGCGCAAAAAAGGCACGCAGCAATGTCACATACATCCTTTTGGATGAACTTAGATCCTTGATTTTTACCTTCCGCTCTTCCTTTAAAGCAAAATAATCCATTAACAGAGCAAGACGATCATTCCGCTCCGTTACTTTGATCAGAAAGGTGATCAGCTCTTCCACCGTTAAACGCATATACTCGCTTTGCCCAGCTCGAAATAAATAATATTGAGAATGATTCGCTAATTGATTCATTAAAAGCTGCTTTCGCTTCAAGTCCGTTATAATGCCTATCGATTGGTTCAATGTCATATTTAATTCGATCTTGGGTAGAAGTAATTTCCCATCATTATAAATTGGTTGAAATTGCACGACGCCCTCCTAGCTAGTGCCATCATAGGGTATATATAACAATTATAAATGTTGGGATGCCTCTTTGTCAGTTTCTATATGAAAACCAAATTTCCGTATAATATACTTGAAAAATCATACTAGATTATCCTTCAAACGTCTGATTCTATGGTTTTTATATGAAAATTCATACACAATTGCTTAAATTAAAAAAAGAATAACAATTCTGTATGTTTTTTCGAACAGAACTCGTTTTGGTGCAAAATTTATACCGATGTTGTTCTCGATGATTCCACCGCTATAATAGAATACATTTCATCTACCTAAAAAGGCTGTCCCTACTTATGTTCCGGTTCACCGTGCTGCCTGTAACGGAAAGTTTTAGGGTCGGAGTAGCCCTTTCTTGATCTCGCTTGATTCAGTTCAGCTACAGTAAGCAACAAAAACCGTATCGTTCGCCGATACGGTTCTTGTGCGTTATTCCGTAAATTCCGTAAGTTTACCTATAAGCATTTCCAGCTCGTTGAAACTTTTAACGATTTCCTCAACCATAGCTCGTTGATCATCCATGCTGGCCATGATTTGCTGTACGGCCGCTGTAGATTGCTCGGTCACACTTGAAATGGAGGCAACTTCAGTGACGATGGAATTGGATGAAGCCCGGAATGACTTGGACTTCTCTTCTACCTCGGATGCCTGCGCCGAAACCTCACGCGCATCCATCGCAATACGATGGAATACTTGTTCCGATTCCGAGGAGGATATCATGCTTTCGCTTACTGCCGCATTCCCTATGGCGACCTTTTCGGTTAGCGCCTTCGTGCCTACATCGATTTCTTTAATAATATTCGAAATGCTCTCGGTTGACAGACGTGAGTGCTCGGCCAATTTTCTAACTTCCGTAGAAACGACCGCGAATCCTTGTCCATGTTCTCCCGCCCGGGCTGCTTCGATCGCTGCATTCAGCGCCAGCAAGTTGGTTTGATTGGCAATTTCTCCAATGGTATTGGACATCTCGTCAATCTTCATAATCTTCTCGTTTAATTCCTTCACTTCCACAATGATATCCTGGAATATATCGTTCACTTGAGAAATCTGATCGTTCAGCTTATGTACTTGTTCATTCCCCATTACCGTCGCTTCAACCGTTTGGTCAGAAAGCCGTTTCATGGCCTCTGAACTATCCGTCATCATTTGAGCATCCCGATGGGATTCTTGAATCGTATCTGAAATATCAGTAATACTTACAGCTTGGGATTCAATGCCTTTCGCAACCTCCGAGAAACCGATTGTTATTTCCTTCGTTAATTGGCCCGAATGATCGACATGATGCTTGAGATTCCGATAAAATTCATTCAATACTTGGATGGAATGCTTTAGCTCCTGCAGTAATGAATCTGCTATCGATTTGGCCTGCATGGCCTCCTGGCTGCGCTGTTCAGCCCCGACAAATAGCCGCTCGTTCAATCTGGCAGCCACGATTGTCATGATTCCATAAAAAATCAACATAATATTCGAGGACATCATAGCGGATACATCCCCGCCTCCCAACCATACTTTGGCATTGAGACCAACCAGATTCACTATGCTGAACAGCATGATCGGTTTATAGCTGGGATAAATAAGCAGGAAAGCGGAAAGGAGAAAATACACATCTAATACAGGTTTCTTAACGTCATATATGCCAAGAATCAGAAGGAGAACCATGAGCCCGCCGAACAGATATGGCGTTAACCTTATCCATTTTCGAAGTCGATTGAGGACGGTAAGGGAAGCAGCAAACAATGCGCCAACACCCAAAATCCAAATACTTTCATAGTTTCCTGTTGACACAAGGAAAATCGTAAAAATAACATTAATTCCCCATAATACATTTGTAAGCAGCTTATTTCTTTGTAAAAACACCGAATCAAGTCTGTCCATGAGCATCCCTCCAAGTTGACAACTATAGTTGTTGCTCGATATATTCGACAATATCTTGCATAATCCTTCGTAAGTCGACAAAATACTTCAATATCGGCAGAACAATAAAAAGAGCTGCCTAACGCAGCTCTTTTTCACCAATTGTTTATTCTATCGTCGCGTTTTAAATCATCGCATCTTCCTTAAGGAAAAGTTCTAAGTGCATTCCCGTTTAACATCGATATCATCTCTGCAATATGCTCTATTGATTCTTTAAATCCTCCGTTTGCCCATTTGGTAATTATGGCTACAGTGCCATAAGTGCAATAATCACTTATATACTTAATATCTTTATGATCCAACTTAGGATTTAGGGTTTTTATTTGTTCTTGAAACTCATGATCCGATCTACTAAGTAATTGAATTAGAATGTCTGAATAGCCGTTTTCTCCAAAAATCAGCTTGCTATAACCTCGATTTAAATAGATTAATTCTAACCATGTCGATACTGGTATTTTTTCTTCATAAGATCCTTGCTTTTCCCACTCGTTAACAAAGTCTCTATATATCTCTGCCTCAATCTGCTCTAACATATCAAAAGGGTTGCTGTAATATTGGTAAAATGTGCTTCTGTTTACATCAGCGCCTTCACAAATGTCTGTTACAGTTACACTTTTAATACTTTTCTCGTCTAGCAACTTCATTAGACTGTTTATCAGCGCATTTTTGGTTTTGCGCACTCTGCGGTCTTCTTTGTTCATAAAACCTCTCCAATTTCCAACAGTAGTAAGGTTCTTTGTTGATTATCTTGCACATTACCCCTCGTTTGATGGTTGAATTTCTATATACAAAACATTATGATGCAGACATAGTAAAAACGCAACAGATGATGGTTATCATACACATGTTGGATTATCACACATATGAAGGAGTCAATTATATGGATAAGAAAGTTGCGCTTGTCAGTGGAGCTAATAAGTCAATTGGTTTTGAGGTTGTTCGGGAGCTTGCAAAGTTGGGCATGATTGTATATTTAGGAAGCCGCGATGAGGCGAATGGAACTAAAGGGGCTGAAGAGCTTAAAGTTGACGGAGATGTTCGCTTTATACAATTGGACGTATTAGACGAGAACTCGATGGTGCTGGCAATCAAGAAAATCGAACAGGAGCACGGAAAACTTGATGTACTAATTAATAATGCCGGGATAGCCTCCGCAAGTTCTGACTTTAAAGATTTCTCGGCATCTATGGTTTCTATTGATGAAGTGAAGGCGGTATTTTCCACAAACTTTTTAGGATCTGTTCGTCTTACGCAACTGGCACTTCCATTGTTACGGAATTCAAAGTCGGGACGTATCGTAAATACATCTAGTCAGGCAGGCAGCTTTGAATTTATGACAGATGTTGAAAATAAATACCCAAAACCTTTTGCATATTGCACATCTAAACTTGCCCTGAACGGTGCAACAGTGTTATTTGCAGATGAACTACGCGATACTGGAATTAAGGTGAATGCTGCGCATCCGGGATTGGTTAGCAGCGCACTTAGCAATTATATGGGGAATCGTACAGGGCAGGATGGCGCCAAAATTATCATTCAGCTTGCTACTCTAGATGGTGATGGTCCAACAGGCGGGTTCTTTGATGAAAATGGAGTAGTTCCGTGGTGACATCTATGCACGAATGGAATACGTGACAGCCCGTTGACAAGCTGCAAGAATATTCGAGCTTCTCTCCGGCATGACGGTATCCGGAGAGATGCTGCTGGGTGAACCTATGCAGCTGATTACCGCATGTGTACCGGGCATGGCTTTGATCAGGCCAAGCGCGTCGAATACATCTCTCGGGTCTATCGGCGATGAATGATATGCTGAGCAAAAACAACCATTGAAGATATAAAATTCAGCAATGGTTGTAGTTCGGCATAACTATTCACTTGTCGATCAAATCGGTTGTCTTACTGTACGGTTATCGTATAGGCGTTAGAGGAGCCTACCGGCGCCGCATTGAAATAAGCGCTGTTATGAACGGCCCCCGGGAACTTAACCCCATATGTAATCCCGCCTCCGCCATCCTTGACACCTATAATTTCAACCACACTTGGAACTGGAATATCAACTGCCACCGGGTTATTCATAATATTTATGTCCGTTTGCAGGATATTGCCGTCCACCTTCACCGTAACGACATCCCCGTCTTCCGCGGCGAAGTCCCAGATCAGCATGCGGCTTGTCGTCGTATTTTCCTTCATCTCAATCTTGAAGTCTCTGGCTGCGAGGTCCGCCAAATCATCTGATGAAGCTAAAAGGACACCGGCCTGCATCCCTTTACCGATCCCATCCGACTGAACATCCTTTATAGTGCTAGTTGAACCCTGAAAATATATGCCCATCCCGAACGTGATCAGCACCGTAATCCCGATCCAAAATCGATGCTTATTTCTTTTTTTTTCGGTAGAAGATGACCTGCGGTTGACGGATGACTCTGTATATTCCAATGGAACATCGTCATTTTCCGTTTGTTGAGACTCATATTGGTTTGTCGCGTGTGACTTCGGCCTTTGCTTGTTTTGTCTGTAATTTGCCAATTTCCTTCCCCCACTATTCCATATATTGGTTTGTCCGCCGAACAATCGGGTACTTCCAGTACAGCAGCGACATGCACAATCGGATTGCCACAATCGCAAGCAGCATAAGCATAATGGCCCATCCTTTGGAATAAAGTCCTTCGTCAGCCCATTTGTTAAGAATCGTGACCCCTGCCGATAGAGCGAAGCTGGTATAGATGATCATGTGCAGGAAAGGAAGCAATACCGTTATTTTACGATAGGGAATACCTAAAAATTGGACCTTCGTGGCTAAATATACAAAAAAGCCCAAAAGGCCTATTACGATCATGCTGCCGCTTTCTACCGGAATCTCGTTAATTAGAATAATCTTTATATCATCGTATATCATGAAAGGAAGGAAAGGCATAGCGATAATGACAGAGAGCATTACTGGATGATAAAAAGTAAGGGCGAGCAACCATTTTAGGACTTTCATTACATCACCTCCATCTGTTCTTGAAAATCTCCAGGCGCTAAAGTGGATAATTCCTCGGCTGTAGCATTGGCTTTCTTGCTCATACGCAAGGCGTGGGCTCGAATCGCTTTCTCGACCAAATTTCGTACGAGCCGTCCATTGCCTGCGGTCATATCTCCTTCATAGGTCTCCAAAATGGAGTGCAGCGCGGCTTCAGCCTCCCGGCCGATCACATATCCCTGCGCTTTCACTTGCAAATGCGCAATTTGCAGCATTTCCCCGGCTGTATAATCGGGGAATGTAATGATATTGGGGAATCTGGAGCGGAGTCCCGCATTGCGGTTCAAGAAGCGCTCCATATCTTCGTCGTAGCCGGCCAGTATAACGATAAGCCTGTCCCGGTAATCATCCATCGCTTTGACAAGCGTATCGATCGCTTCCTGTCCGAATTGATCCCCTTCCGCCAAGGCATAAGCCTCATCCACAAACAAGATCCCGCCAAGAGCGCGTTCGATAACCTCTTTCGTCTTGAGCGCAGTTTGCCCAACATAACCAGCAACCAGGCCGGACCGATCAGTCTCTACCAACGTATCGGTCTTAATCACGCCCAGTTCTTTAAATCGCTGGGCCAAAATACGGGCGATCGTCGTTTTTCCAGTTCCCGGGTTCCCTTTAAACACCATATGGAGAGCTTGAGCGGAAGCCTTGGGCAGTCCCATCTCCTGACGGCGCTTTGCCACCTCAATTTGTGCCGATAAGCTTCTCACAAATTCCTTAACGGAGGACAGACCGACAACGGCATCGAGCGCTCCAAGCGCATTCGCCCGCTTCGCCGCAAGGTCTACATAAACAGACAGCCCAAAATCCTCCACAGTCAGCTCATTTAACTGATCCGCCGCAATATCAGGATGATCGGCCAATCGCCCCGCTTGCTTGCGTATCGCCTCCTCCAGCGTATTGCGGACGAGCCGGCCGTTGCCTCCGTCCTTTCTGCCCGGAATTTGTTTCTCATCAAAATAGGATTCGAGCAAGCCTGGCACATCCGAAGCTAATGTAAATCCTCGCGCCTTCGCCATAATTAAGGCAATTTGCTGCATTTCCTCAGCCGTGTAGTCAGGAAATTCGATCTGTAGCGGGAAGCGCGAGAACAGACCCGGATTGACTTGAACAAACCGCTGCATATCTTCTGTGTATCCCGCCAAAATGACAACCAGATTGTCTTTATGCAGCTCGATAAGACGAACTAGGGAATCGATGGCTTCCTTCCCGAAGCCCCCGCCCTGAACTCCATCCTGCGCAAGCGCATAGGCTTCGTCGATAAAGAGCACGCCGCCAAGAGCAGATTCGACGACCAGCTTGGTCTTGTTGGCCGTCTGACCGGCGTACTCCGCTACCAGATCGGATCGACCCACCTCAACCAGATGTCCTTTTTTCAAATAGCCCATGGATCGGAGCATCTCTGCCACCAGCCGCGCCATCGTCGTCTTGCCCGTACCGGGATTACCCGAAAAAATCATATTGAGAGTCTGGCCGGTATCAACATGAATCCCGGCTTCCTTCCGCCTTCGATCCACAATAAGCTGCTTCTCTAACGTTCGGACGAATAGTTTGACCTTCTCCAATCCGACAATTCCAGCAAGTTGATTTTCGATGTTAAATGCTTCTTTCTCACCGATTCCGAAGTCTGCCCCTGTCAATAACTGCAAGTCTGTAACTGCAGTTGCATCTGACATCAGCCCTCCAAGCCGAGCAGCTTGTTTGCGGACAGCCTCCTCGAACAGATTGCGGACAAGCCGGCCGTTGCCGCTGTCATTGCGGCCAGGGATTTGCCGTTGATCGAACAGTTCGATCAAGCCCTCATAAGCATCCGTTTCTATTCGGAAACCATTTTTGCTCGCTATCTGAATCATAATGTCCAGCATATCTTCCGCCTTGTAATCCGGGAACTCCACGATAAATGGAAATCTTGAACGCAAACCTGGATTTGATCGCAAAAAGGTCTCCATCTCCTGGGTATACCCTGCCAGCACAACAACCAAATTATCTCGATGATCCTCCATCGCCTTGACAATCGTATCGATTGCTTCGATGCCGAACGTATCGTTATCATGACGAGCGAGTGTATAGGCCTCGTCGATGAACAATACGCCTCCCAAGGCTTCATTGACTTGTGCCATCGTTTTCGGAGCGGTAGAGCCCACATATTGTCCTACAAGATCCTGCCTCGCCACTTCGACTAATTGACCTTGCGGCAGCAATCCTAGCGCCTTCAGAATACGGCCAATTAAGCGGGCGACCGTCGTCTTGCCCGTTCCGGGATTCCCGGTAAACACCATATGAAGCGACATCGGCACAGAGCCTTCGCCTGCCCTAGCCCTCAGCTTGTTAACCTGTACCATCTCCATGAGTTCATAGACAAATTTTTTCACGGGTTCCAGGCCGGTTAACGCATTTAACTCTTCCAGAACATCATCAATCGACTCCTGACGAACGAAAGATAGTGCTTTGATCGGGACTTCAAGAGAGTTCGACTCCACATAAAAAGAATCGTTCTTGAAACGAATACGCACACGCTCATTGCTACGAATCTCATTACGGGCCCGCAGGCCGGACAATACGACAGTAAGCTCCTTATCGATCCAGTGCTGCACTGCCTCGCCAAATGTTTTGTTTGTTGCGGCTATATCGGCTAACGCCTCATACGTGGAAGGATGAACAACGATATTTGTCTGCATATCCCTTGACAGATCGTCTACCGCTTTCCCAAGCAAGGTCTCTGCGATTCGCCGCATCGTCTCCCACTCTAATGGTGAAGAGATAGCCGCGGCAAGAATGCTTTGCAAGATAGAAATCGGGAGGTGATTTGCCAGCCCGGACGGAACCTGGCCAAATTCACTTCCTCTCTCTGCATGTTCATCGATATAGAAGATGATGAAAAAATCGTCGGCGATTATGCTCAACCCTTCTTTGGTTCGGAAGCTGCCTTCCGCGGCAAGCTTAGCGACCAAGCTGATAATAGCCTGCTCAGCCCCTTTTATCCCCTTAAATAACACCGTTCCCTCAGAGTATTGGAAGGCCTCCACCATATCAATAATAAAATTACCGGATATCTCATCTGCCTCATATCGCTGCAAATCAATTTCTGAAAAATGGGGCCTAGAGGTTAGCCGATGTGCATGCATCTCTCGAACTAGGCACTCCAAGGCTGTTTTCTTACCCGTTCCGGGAGCTCCAGCCAGCAGAATCACATTTCTTGGCTTCTTAATCTGAC
This window harbors:
- a CDS encoding ABC transporter permease, producing MSISLKRAGAIFVKDYKEFSRNYAISIMLIFPILFAFLFRNAGPLLPGAIGLVLNLSFVILTSFAQACLIAEEKERNTLRSLMMTPATIMDVLIGKSTLVFTMSAVVLAIATYILAYEPASIWAFVAATALSIVLYTAAGTICGLFSKTLLDASLSIIPLSIVFTGAPYGGMLLADDFPILKVLEYTPSIQLVHLLDIPHTGIAAGQLFKPLLIILAWTIVLSIVSVVMYQRRLRDE
- a CDS encoding ABC transporter ATP-binding protein, yielding MDDVIQVEHIRKRFGHKDALSDVSFSIPKGEIFGFLGPSGSGKTTLIKILTAQLNPTSGQASVFNQPAEMMQLSAQKMRFGILTDNSGLYERLTIEENLELYRKLYDLPKSSIDKVLQFVNLGGERKKKVNRLSKGMRQRVMLACAVIHEPELLFLDEPTSALDPVNTAHIYKGLHYLNEKGTTIFLTTHDMAEAEWICNRVAILYQGQIQAIGSPKELKKQHRENVICVELINGEAYELPIDEGTADQIADWMKRGFIDRLETKEPSLGDIFIKMTGSELL
- a CDS encoding LytTR family transcriptional regulator DNA-binding domain-containing protein, whose translation is MQFQPIYNDGKLLLPKIELNMTLNQSIGIITDLKRKQLLMNQLANHSQYYLFRAGQSEYMRLTVEELITFLIKVTERNDRLALLMDYFALKEERKVKIKDLSSSKRMYVTLLRAFFAHQPILVLEEPYFYLEEEDRHHFKRILDNLSKEKQILILTSNLEDAMISCDAIYRLNALGFHPLDIRDSEEDKQEVPEQDRANITLQKIYTRRNDKVILFDPPEVDYIESLDGSILVHVGGENYVCALTLAELEQRLLNFGFFRCHRSYIVNLQKVREIITWTKNSYSLRLNTGKDAVVPLSRSKLQELKALLHI
- a CDS encoding methyl-accepting chemotaxis protein, with the translated sequence MDRLDSVFLQRNKLLTNVLWGINVIFTIFLVSTGNYESIWILGVGALFAASLTVLNRLRKWIRLTPYLFGGLMVLLLILGIYDVKKPVLDVYFLLSAFLLIYPSYKPIMLFSIVNLVGLNAKVWLGGGDVSAMMSSNIMLIFYGIMTIVAARLNERLFVGAEQRSQEAMQAKSIADSLLQELKHSIQVLNEFYRNLKHHVDHSGQLTKEITIGFSEVAKGIESQAVSITDISDTIQESHRDAQMMTDSSEAMKRLSDQTVEATVMGNEQVHKLNDQISQVNDIFQDIIVEVKELNEKIMKIDEMSNTIGEIANQTNLLALNAAIEAARAGEHGQGFAVVSTEVRKLAEHSRLSTESISNIIKEIDVGTKALTEKVAIGNAAVSESMISSSESEQVFHRIAMDAREVSAQASEVEEKSKSFRASSNSIVTEVASISSVTEQSTAAVQQIMASMDDQRAMVEEIVKSFNELEMLIGKLTEFTE
- a CDS encoding TetR-like C-terminal domain-containing protein, which gives rise to MNKEDRRVRKTKNALINSLMKLLDEKSIKSVTVTDICEGADVNRSTFYQYYSNPFDMLEQIEAEIYRDFVNEWEKQGSYEEKIPVSTWLELIYLNRGYSKLIFGENGYSDILIQLLSRSDHEFQEQIKTLNPKLDHKDIKYISDYCTYGTVAIITKWANGGFKESIEHIAEMISMLNGNALRTFP
- a CDS encoding SDR family oxidoreductase translates to MDKKVALVSGANKSIGFEVVRELAKLGMIVYLGSRDEANGTKGAEELKVDGDVRFIQLDVLDENSMVLAIKKIEQEHGKLDVLINNAGIASASSDFKDFSASMVSIDEVKAVFSTNFLGSVRLTQLALPLLRNSKSGRIVNTSSQAGSFEFMTDVENKYPKPFAYCTSKLALNGATVLFADELRDTGIKVNAAHPGLVSSALSNYMGNRTGQDGAKIIIQLATLDGDGPTGGFFDENGVVPW
- a CDS encoding AAA family ATPase, whose product is MRIYRKGMVKTLNGVVKALKFIFPEYQLVELVREKGFIAKKEDPPAPSRQEQPMPQYNTGSRARSAGPSNSAQTAAGQGTFSSTSRSAQTRAYTSQEEGRNDAQSVLSPKQLDQLFREVEKNINSQVIGQPFFIKDLVAGYKQGYMNGRQIKKPRNVILLAGAPGTGKKTALECLVREMHAHRLTSRPHFSEIDLQRYEADEISGNFIIDMVEAFQYSEGTVLFKGIKGAEQAIISLVAKLAAEGSFRTKEGLSIIADDFFIIFYIDEHAERGSEFGQVPSGLANHLPISILQSILAAAISSPLEWETMRRIAETLLGKAVDDLSRDMQTNIVVHPSTYEALADIAATNKTFGEAVQHWIDKELTVVLSGLRARNEIRSNERVRIRFKNDSFYVESNSLEVPIKALSFVRQESIDDVLEELNALTGLEPVKKFVYELMEMVQVNKLRARAGEGSVPMSLHMVFTGNPGTGKTTVARLIGRILKALGLLPQGQLVEVARQDLVGQYVGSTAPKTMAQVNEALGGVLFIDEAYTLARHDNDTFGIEAIDTIVKAMEDHRDNLVVVLAGYTQEMETFLRSNPGLRSRFPFIVEFPDYKAEDMLDIMIQIASKNGFRIETDAYEGLIELFDQRQIPGRNDSGNGRLVRNLFEEAVRKQAARLGGLMSDATAVTDLQLLTGADFGIGEKEAFNIENQLAGIVGLEKVKLFVRTLEKQLIVDRRRKEAGIHVDTGQTLNMIFSGNPGTGKTTMARLVAEMLRSMGYLKKGHLVEVGRSDLVAEYAGQTANKTKLVVESALGGVLFIDEAYALAQDGVQGGGFGKEAIDSLVRLIELHKDNLVVILAGYTEDMQRFVQVNPGLFSRFPLQIEFPDYTAEEMQQIALIMAKARGFTLASDVPGLLESYFDEKQIPGRKDGGNGRLVRNTLEEAIRKQAGRLADHPDIAADQLNELTVEDFGLSVYVDLAAKRANALGALDAVVGLSSVKEFVRSLSAQIEVAKRRQEMGLPKASAQALHMVFKGNPGTGKTTIARILAQRFKELGVIKTDTLVETDRSGLVAGYVGQTALKTKEVIERALGGILFVDEAYALAEGDQFGQEAIDTLVKAMDDYRDRLIVILAGYDEDMERFLNRNAGLRSRFPNIITFPDYTAGEMLQIAHLQVKAQGYVIGREAEAALHSILETYEGDMTAGNGRLVRNLVEKAIRAHALRMSKKANATAEELSTLAPGDFQEQMEVM